The genomic region ATGATGGACAAGCATATTGAAGCCGACAAAGCCTTGCTGAAAGCTGCGAAAAAGCATAATATGGAGGGAATGGAATGGCTGGCATTTCAGGCAGATGATAATCGCGTAATGTACCTCACGGAAATTGACAATTTCGCTGAACTGGATAAGAATCCATTCAAGGACCTGCAGGAAAAAATGGGCGAGGAAGCTTTTGAAAAGCTATTTGAACCTTTTGCTGAAACTTTTACCAAACACGGAGATTATATCCTAAATCTTGATAAAGAGCATTCCTATATGCCTGAAGGTATGGATCAAAGTATGGAAGGCATGAACTACAGAGAACTCATATTTTATCATATTCCTCCAGGAAAAATGGATAAAGCTGTGGAGATGGCCAAAGCTGCCAAGAAACTTTACGAAGATAAAGGTTCAAAAGCTTACTACCGACTATATAGAAGTGGCTTCGGAACTATGGATTCCTATTTTATGGTAGCAATATCCGGGAAAGATGCTGCTTCCTTAGAAAAATTGAGAAAAGAGAATGGAGAGTTACTTGGTGAAGAAGGTGAAAAACTATCTTCTGAAATTGAGAAAGTTTTCTCTAAACGTGAAGTTGTCACAGGACATGTAAAGCCTGAGATCTCTTACCAGTCTGAAAATTAAGAATATGAAAAATCTATTAATGTTATTCTCATGCATCTTTCTATTTATTTCCTGTGATAAGAATAATAAGGAGGAAGAAAAGATCCGGTATACGCAGGATTCAGAACAGATCAATACTTTTAAATCTGTTTTAAAGAATTATGAAAATGGAGAATGGGAGGAATATCAATCTCATTTCGCAGACAGCGTTGAACTATTTTATAATAGTCGGGAACCAATGGATGTATCTGCCGCGATAGCTATGCATAAGCAAAATAATTCGGCACTTTCTTCCTATGATTTCGTGGATTCTGAAAATGAATTTGAAATGGTAGTGACAGATGCCGGTGAAACCTGGGTTAATTTCTGGGGAGAATGGGAAGGTACGATCGCAGAAAACGATTCAATGATCGTAATCCCGGTGCATATAACCGCCAGATTTGAGGACGGTAAGATTGTAAAGGAATATCTCTATTTCAATAATGCCGGAATGAACGACGCTCTTAGAATGCTGGAAGAATCCCGAAGAATGGAGGATTCCATCGAGTAGCAATTTACAGAAAAGAACTGTAAAAGTTTCAAGGTAATACTTCAGCAAAAGCTGCTGATATTGTATATATAAATCATTAATATCAATTAATACAATGAATATAAGATCTTATAAATATCCAGGAATCCCGGTTTTCACCTTACTCTTCCTGTTTTCAGTAATCGCAGTAAACGCACAGGATGCGATAAAGATTGATCCTGACCATTACAAGGTAGAACTGGAGAATGATCAGGTTAGAGTCCTTCGAATTAACTACAATGCCGGGGAATCCTCAAAAATGCATACGCATCCTGAGGGAGTAGCCGTGTTTCTTACCGAGCATACTGCAAGTATGAAAACCGGAGACGGAAAGACGCTTAAAATGCAGGGAAATAGCGGAGATGTTTTATGGGTGGACAAGACGAAACACGAACCCATGAACATTGGTGATAACTCGTTTGAAGTAATTCAGATAGAACTAAAGAACAATACCAAAGCAGCTGGTAAAAAAAGTCTGCACTTATTCAAGCTTCCAGATGATGTTAGCGAAAAGCAAGTAAGTGATTTCCTTAAAGAAATGAATCATGCAATTAGTGAAGAAGGATATCCGGAAGCCGGTTATCATTTGTACAAAATCGCAGATAATGGTGATTACAGCTATTTTATGGAAGGTGTCTGGCCAGATTCGGCTACCTACGATAAGATCCATAATTCTGAAAAGTGGAAAACTGTTGCTGAAAAAGGTAAAGAAATGATAGATAAAA from Christiangramia sp. OXR-203 harbors:
- a CDS encoding nuclear transport factor 2 family protein, with the translated sequence MKNLLMLFSCIFLFISCDKNNKEEEKIRYTQDSEQINTFKSVLKNYENGEWEEYQSHFADSVELFYNSREPMDVSAAIAMHKQNNSALSSYDFVDSENEFEMVVTDAGETWVNFWGEWEGTIAENDSMIVIPVHITARFEDGKIVKEYLYFNNAGMNDALRMLEESRRMEDSIE